In the genome of Deltaproteobacteria bacterium, the window CTGAAGACCACGGTATGCTTGTCGGCAGCCTTAACTGAATCAACAAAGGACTTTACGAGGGATCCCATGGGAAATTCATATTTGAAAAGGGTGTTGAAGGTGAATACCACGTCATCCGCTGTAACCGGTTTACCGTCACTCCATTTGGCCCTCTCGTCGAGATAGAAATACCACGTCTTCTCGTCGGCCTTGTACTCCCACTTCTTGGCCAACCAAGGATGAATGCTGCCGTCCATATAAGGAACGACCAGGGGTTCATAGATCATGGTCATGAACAGGTAAGAACCCTCGTTACGCACAAGAAAAGGGTTCATTCCCCCGGGCGGGCTCTCGTTCCAGCCAATGCGCACGATGTGTCTCTTCTTGGCCTGGGCCGTTCCCTCCATCCCGGGGCAGGCCATGACAGCGAAAAAGGTGGCTGCCATTAAAATACATACGAAAAGGTACCCCCATCCTTTCTTCCTCATTTTTCAGAACCTCCTCAAAATATTTGTGGTGAATTGAAAAATTGCCAGACCTCCCTGGAAAGACCATAGCTTGTCTCTCTTCTGTTCTCACCCCCTTTTAAGGTTCTTGGTGTATTCGGTATCCGCTGCAATCCGCTTTTCACATTCTTCGACATCCCTTTCGGCGATGGCTTCTATGAGGCTTTCGTGCCTGGCGTAAACGGCCCTTATGAAATCTTCATTCTGGGTGGCTCCCGGGTAATAACGCTCCCACACAACGCTCAGGATTTCGAGGAGGGATTGAATGATATACCGTATCAAGGGATTGGCGGTTATCTCCGCGATTGCCAAGTGGAAGGCCATGTTGGTCGAGTGGAGAAGGGATGGATCCTTCAGGGAATCGAGCACTCTTGTATTCAGTTCCCTGAGCCGCTCTATATCATGGTCTTGGACCTTTTCAACTGCAAGGCGGACGCTGCAGCCCTCTATGGATCGGCGCGCCTCGAAGAAGTGGTTGAGGTTCAGGTTGCCTTCTTGGAGGAGTTCATTGATAGCGGTGAAGAAGGGCTTATAAAAATTGTAGGTAACGAATGCGCCGCCCCTGGATCCTGTCTTGATCTCGATAAATCCGGATTGTTCGAGCAGCCGTAAGGCCTGCTTGATCACTACGCGGCTCACCTTCAAGGTCTCGGCGAGTTCCCGCTCCGAAGGGAGCTTGTCCCCCACCTTGACCTTTTTGGAAATGATCAGGGTGCGGAGCTGGGATGCAATAGTATCCGGTAACCTTTCTCTTTTGGGCGGCACGAGGAGGGGGGTGATTTTATGGGATCCCATGTGTGTTCTCCAGAATGAACGGCCTTACTTTTCAGGCCTATCTAAAAATTGAAGGTTTTTTTGAAGACCTCGTGGTCATAAATGGTCGGGTGATAATCGAACTTGATAACCCAATAAATGGATAGCCCAATTGAAAAATTATATTATATTCCATCTGGAAG includes:
- a CDS encoding FadR family transcriptional regulator codes for the protein MGSHKITPLLVPPKRERLPDTIASQLRTLIISKKVKVGDKLPSERELAETLKVSRVVIKQALRLLEQSGFIEIKTGSRGGAFVTYNFYKPFFTAINELLQEGNLNLNHFFEARRSIEGCSVRLAVEKVQDHDIERLRELNTRVLDSLKDPSLLHSTNMAFHLAIAEITANPLIRYIIQSLLEILSVVWERYYPGATQNEDFIRAVYARHESLIEAIAERDVEECEKRIAADTEYTKNLKRG